A region of uncultured Carboxylicivirga sp. DNA encodes the following proteins:
- a CDS encoding carbohydrate kinase codes for MKSIVCYGEVLWDMIPSGKKLGGAPLNVALRAQSLGNQTTVISAIGDDKDGEEITDIMKLYNANLDHVQVSRKFDTSKVLVQLNEKGSASYEIKKPCAWDDIKLEEKDIEIVKSSDAFIYGSLIARSATSCDTLFRLLDNAQFNVFDVNLRPPHYKIETLQKLMNQAHFIKFNDDEIIEICSDLGFKSESLEDCVQFISVQTNTGQICVTRGSKGAMLYINNSFVYNNGYKIQVADTVGAGDSFLATIISKLLNGSEPQDAIDYACAIGAIVASKSGANPSISKEEIELMLG; via the coding sequence TTGTTATGGAGAAGTATTATGGGATATGATTCCTTCTGGGAAAAAACTTGGAGGAGCACCATTAAACGTGGCTCTTCGGGCACAATCGCTCGGAAATCAGACTACTGTTATAAGTGCCATTGGGGATGATAAAGATGGGGAAGAAATTACGGATATAATGAAACTTTATAATGCTAACCTTGACCATGTTCAGGTTAGCAGAAAGTTTGATACCAGTAAGGTTCTAGTGCAACTTAATGAAAAAGGATCAGCATCCTACGAAATTAAAAAACCTTGTGCCTGGGATGATATTAAATTAGAAGAAAAGGATATTGAGATAGTAAAAAGTTCAGATGCCTTTATTTACGGTAGTCTGATTGCCCGAAGTGCCACATCATGTGATACTTTGTTCAGGCTCCTTGACAATGCACAATTTAACGTTTTTGATGTAAATCTACGTCCACCACATTATAAAATTGAAACACTGCAGAAATTGATGAATCAAGCCCATTTTATAAAATTTAACGATGACGAGATCATTGAAATTTGTTCTGATTTGGGGTTTAAAAGCGAATCATTGGAAGATTGTGTTCAATTTATTTCAGTTCAAACGAATACCGGGCAAATATGCGTTACCAGAGGTTCTAAAGGTGCCATGTTATATATAAACAATTCATTTGTATATAATAATGGATATAAGATTCAGGTTGCGGATACAGTAGGGGCTGGTGATTCTTTTCTGGCTACAATTATCAGCAAATTATTGAATGGATCTGAGCCACAAGATGCTATTGACTATGCCTGTGCCATTGGAGCTATTGTTGCTTCAAAAAGTGGAGCAAACCCATCTATTTCAAAGGAGGAGATTGAGTTAATGCTGGGCTAA
- a CDS encoding DUF4374 domain-containing protein, translating into MKKKGFCCNAGWLSCLLLVGFAFTSCEDEINNSNNSDEESAAGQFIIAAASTEASYLLQTEKIEEGEISIVGNGVEAESATHWLFPQNKYAYGLQYRQSSSGITNSYQLNENNQLEMRTAEFEMPRFTAFGTYEQYVLLGAAGATDQFAADDTEKTNPMYGITFTTVDAGQQIKSEYTLVTENLTGDGEYHTLSGFIGINNRIYTSLIPVGTSAYGVSQGSVSDENKDLISETNTISGTLHPDVVRIAIFDGVNGFINTPTIIEDERISYATGRYRSQYYPMIGLSEDGSYIYVFSNSYARTAADERQKTTLPAGVIRLNTSTNEFDADYYYNIEEATGGYLFFNVWPINGSNDKFIMRMYDEPGEAGLSGTMLSMGIFDAKSGEFNKVTGLPSLNEFIVGETSGDIGRFVYSENGLAYITVTTADGNQPAVYVIDSATAVASKGITVEADGGISAIGKLKN; encoded by the coding sequence ATGAAAAAGAAAGGATTTTGTTGTAATGCAGGATGGCTGTCATGCCTTCTGCTGGTGGGATTTGCTTTCACTTCTTGTGAGGATGAAATTAATAATTCGAATAATTCTGATGAAGAATCTGCTGCTGGCCAGTTTATTATTGCTGCCGCCAGTACTGAAGCTTCATATCTGTTGCAAACAGAGAAGATTGAGGAAGGAGAAATTTCTATTGTTGGAAATGGTGTGGAAGCAGAATCTGCAACACATTGGTTGTTTCCTCAAAATAAGTATGCTTACGGACTTCAATACAGGCAGTCGAGTTCTGGTATTACCAATTCATATCAATTAAATGAGAATAACCAACTCGAAATGAGAACGGCTGAATTTGAAATGCCACGTTTTACTGCTTTTGGTACATATGAGCAATACGTACTTTTAGGTGCTGCCGGGGCCACCGATCAATTTGCTGCTGATGATACAGAGAAAACAAACCCTATGTATGGTATAACTTTTACTACTGTTGATGCTGGACAACAAATTAAAAGTGAGTATACGCTGGTAACAGAAAATCTAACCGGAGATGGTGAATACCATACTTTATCAGGTTTTATTGGAATTAATAACAGGATATATACTTCTCTTATTCCGGTTGGAACAAGTGCTTATGGTGTATCTCAAGGAAGTGTGAGTGATGAAAACAAGGATTTGATCTCTGAGACTAATACCATCAGTGGAACCTTACATCCTGATGTAGTACGTATCGCTATTTTTGATGGTGTGAATGGATTTATCAATACTCCAACCATTATTGAAGATGAAAGAATCAGCTATGCTACCGGACGTTATCGTTCTCAATATTATCCAATGATTGGATTAAGTGAGGATGGCTCCTATATTTATGTATTCTCGAACAGTTATGCCCGCACAGCAGCAGATGAAAGACAAAAAACTACTTTACCTGCAGGTGTTATTCGACTCAATACATCAACCAACGAATTTGATGCGGATTATTACTACAATATTGAGGAGGCAACAGGCGGGTATTTATTCTTTAATGTATGGCCAATTAATGGTAGTAATGATAAATTTATAATGAGAATGTACGATGAGCCAGGTGAAGCCGGATTAAGTGGCACAATGTTAAGCATGGGTATTTTTGATGCTAAAAGTGGTGAGTTTAATAAAGTAACCGGACTTCCTTCATTAAATGAATTTATTGTTGGTGAAACCAGTGGTGATATTGGTCGTTTTGTTTACTCAGAAAATGGATTGGCATACATTACTGTTACAACAGCAGATGGCAATCAACCAGCAGTCTATGTCATCGACTCTGCAACAGCAGTGGCATCAAAAGGCATAACTGTTGAAGCCGACGGTGGAATCTCAGCCATTGGAAAACTTAAAAATTAA
- a CDS encoding PepSY-associated TM helix domain-containing protein has translation MKTLFRKLHLWLSLPVGLVIKILCLTGAILVFQQPMLEYLNPDKYFVKEVADQPLSISLLMEKATEQVSDTIELSSITVQSENNRNYTLGIKGVRRGGIAIDPYTGTINNEEEKGKEFFNVILRLHRWLLFPVKRGEFSFGKFLTGSSTLLFFFILITGIVIWVPKSLKLLKQRLRIKTGKGTYRLWYDTHLAGGIYASIILIALCLTGLTWSFDWYRSGFYAVFGVESNSGHGPANNSRNEERNQEKKAEEGNSKWQDHQKQRNSQETRSYNKNEVHDAHEDFKGSRRNHSINDSTKRDKNSNHFFELQLDVKDNSIEEIKFDYSVWDKVLNNLHDRNISFEKITLENGTAAVYNNPFKSRASDKYTFDSHTGEITEVKYYNETATPAEELRSWIYMIHVGKWGGIITQILTFVAAVIGVLLPITGYYLYFKRVLLKR, from the coding sequence ATGAAAACATTATTCAGGAAGTTACACCTTTGGTTATCACTTCCAGTTGGTCTGGTAATTAAAATCCTGTGTTTAACAGGTGCTATTCTGGTATTTCAGCAACCTATGCTAGAATATCTGAATCCAGACAAATACTTTGTAAAAGAGGTTGCAGATCAACCATTATCCATAAGTCTGCTGATGGAAAAAGCCACTGAACAAGTTTCAGACACAATAGAGCTTTCATCCATTACTGTTCAATCAGAAAATAATAGAAATTATACGCTAGGCATAAAAGGTGTAAGACGTGGTGGAATTGCCATTGATCCATACACTGGAACAATTAATAATGAGGAAGAAAAAGGAAAAGAATTCTTCAATGTAATTTTGCGTTTGCATCGTTGGTTATTATTTCCGGTTAAAAGAGGAGAATTTTCATTTGGAAAGTTTTTAACAGGGTCCTCTACCCTGCTTTTCTTTTTTATTCTTATTACCGGGATTGTAATTTGGGTACCTAAATCTTTAAAATTACTAAAACAAAGATTGCGCATAAAAACAGGGAAAGGAACCTATCGTTTATGGTACGACACCCATTTAGCCGGTGGTATTTATGCATCAATTATATTGATAGCACTTTGTTTAACAGGATTGACATGGTCTTTCGATTGGTATCGAAGCGGTTTTTATGCTGTATTTGGTGTAGAATCTAATAGTGGTCATGGTCCGGCAAATAATTCCAGAAATGAAGAACGGAATCAGGAAAAGAAAGCAGAAGAAGGAAATTCAAAATGGCAGGATCATCAAAAACAAAGAAATTCACAAGAAACAAGATCCTATAATAAGAATGAGGTTCATGATGCTCATGAAGATTTCAAAGGTAGTAGAAGGAATCATTCAATAAATGACAGCACAAAAAGAGATAAAAACAGCAATCATTTTTTTGAATTACAATTAGATGTAAAGGATAATTCCATAGAAGAAATTAAGTTTGATTATTCGGTTTGGGATAAGGTTCTTAATAATTTACACGATCGTAATATAAGTTTCGAAAAGATTACTCTTGAAAACGGGACTGCTGCAGTTTATAATAATCCTTTTAAATCAAGAGCATCTGATAAGTACACTTTTGATTCTCACACAGGAGAAATTACAGAAGTAAAATATTACAATGAAACTGCCACGCCAGCAGAGGAATTAAGATCATGGATTTACATGATTCATGTAGGTAAATGGGGAGGAATTATTACGCAGATATTAACCTTTGTTGCAGCAGTTATTGGTGTATTATTACCCATTACCGGTTACTATCTCTATTTCAAAAGAGTTCTACTTAAAAGGTAA